In Centropristis striata isolate RG_2023a ecotype Rhode Island chromosome 5, C.striata_1.0, whole genome shotgun sequence, a single genomic region encodes these proteins:
- the atp6ap1a gene encoding ATPase H+ transporting accessory protein 1a encodes MATTGMLHLRRISAVSLAVCLGFLNALNMASCDEQVPLIMWTSEGTSLPSQSPPTAGHIVGQQQLASYLEKALNVGPRNVVLFLQDKMSIEDFTMYGGAFGNKQDSVFPNLEGALMSSSSPLVLPAVSWPASNAVIGQLQDQLETSPLYMDPETLSQLRLNASSPALLVFRLPYGVGADLMSAKEILSGNDEVIGQVLSTMKTQSVPYTAIYTALQPSREAASLSMEAGLGGGRSLLQARGYKERERQRKVKEKPKVYSPVEFKKDDKTCILLWAKGLTVSILRGGRWEEHDLTPSTFGEGVTPAVSGSSCDRTKARLVLDYNNVLGHVSFKLIFAMSQRHYKVSARRWFTLDAVELEYDGTKATFNGSRHIYAPAEYSYRCESVTNFRWPLLVPRSTKDPANQWRVSFQDFQIQGFNVSGGDDFSYASDCAGFFSPGIWMGLMTSLLMVLVLTYGLHMIMQLRTMDRFDDPKGPAISVPQTE; translated from the exons ATGGCGACGACAGGGATGCTTCACCTCCGGCGCATCTCCGCGGTGTCTCTGGCCGTGTGTCTCGGCTTTTTGAACGCGTTAAACATGGCGAGCTGCGATGAGCAGGTGCCGCTCATAATGTGGACCAGCGAGGG GACCTCTCTGCCCAGTCAGTCCCCTCCCACGGCGGGTCACATCGTCGGGCAGCAGCAGCTGGCCTCGTACCTGGAGAAAGCACTGAATGTGGGTCCAAGAAATGTAGTGCTGTTCCTTCAGGACaag ATGAGCATCGAGGACTTCACCATGTATGGAGGAGCTTTTGGAAACAAGCAGGACAGTGTTTTCCCCAACCTGGAG GGCGCTCTGATGTCCTCGTCCTCCCCTCTGGTGCTGCCTGCTGTGTCCTGGCCGGCCTCCAATGCAGTGATTGGTCAGCTACAGGATCAATTAGAAACGTCCCCTCTGTACATGGACCCCGAGACGCTCAGTCAGCTGAGACTCAACGCCTCCTCGCCGGCCCTGCTGGTGTTCAGGCTGCCGTACGGCGTCGG GGCGGATCTGATGTCTGCAAAAGAGATTCTCAGTGGAAACG ACGAGGTGATCGGTCAGGTGTTGAGCACCATGAAGACGCAGTCTGTCCCGTACACGGCCATCTACACGGCCCTGCAGCCCTCCAGG GAGGCGGCATCTCTGTCCATGGAGGCGGGGCTGGGGGGAGGACGCTCCCTCCTGCAGGCCAGAGGAtacaaagagagggagaggcagcGCAAGGTCAAGGAGAAGCCCAAGGTCTACAGTCCAGTGGAGTTCAAG aagGACGATAAAACCTGCATCCTCCTGTGGGCTAAAGGCCTGACGGTGAGCATCCTGCGCGGCGGGCGATGGGAGGAGCATGACCTGACTCCATCCACCTTCGGGGAGGGGGTCACTCCGGCCGTCAGCGGGTCCAGCTGTGACAGAACCAAAGCCAG GTTGGTTCTTGACTATAATAACGTGCTCGGACACGTCAGCTTCAAACTGAT CTTTGCTATGAGCCAGCGTCACTACAAGGTGTCTGCCCGCCGCTGGTTCACTCTGGACGCCGTGGAGCTGGAGTACGACGGGACCAAAGCCACGTTTAACGGTAGCAGACACATCTACGCCCCCGCTGAGTACTCCTACCGCTGTGAGTCCGTCACCAACTTCCGCTGGCCCCTGCTCGTCCCACGCTCGACTAAAGACCCGGCCAATCAGTGGAGGGTCTCTTTTCAAGACTTTCAG ATCCAGGGCTTTAACGTGAGCGGCGGTGATGATTTCTCGTATGCCAGTGACTGCGCAGGCTTCTTCTCTCCTGGTATCTGGATGGGTCTGATGACCAGCCTTCTCATGGTCCTGGTGCTCACATACGGTCTGCACATGATCATGCAGCTCCGCACCATGGACCGCTTCGATGACCCCAAGGGCCCGGCTATCTCAGTGCCCCAAACAGAGTAA
- the LOC131971246 gene encoding L-rhamnose-binding lectin CSL1-like — protein sequence MTTTTTTYVTARGRGQTRASGGQARGHNSGVISVQAALYGRTDTKTCSEGRPAKQLSNTKCSQQGTTGVLKKRCDGKKVCELATKVVRTSDPCYGTFKYVDTNYACFPAIHLVTCENSQAYLNCDVGQVIFLYGAHYGRSDRTTCSDQRPASQLQNVDCSGPTSKVAESCNGKNSCVVRARNSVFGDPCVGTYKYLELAYTCLCEYLFHSTEDIKTPQSVRPLPAAADAMLRLTLSCTLLLAAICLIADVSTERVVTCDDGISVQRLNCDSGVISVQAALYGRTDTKTCSEGRPAQQLSNTKCSQQGTTGVLKKRCDGKKVCELATKVVRTSDPCYGTFKYVDTNYTCFPAIHLVTCENSQAYLNCDVGQVIFLYGAHYGRSDRTTCSDQRPASQLQNVDCSGPTSKVAESCNGKNSCVVRARNSVFGDPCVGTYKYLELAYTCLCEYLFHSTEDIKTVLQ from the exons ATGACGACCACGACAACAACATACGTCACAGCGAGGGGGCGAGGCCAGACCAGAGCATCAGGGGGGCAGGCCAGGGGGCATA ACAGTGGAGTGATAAGTGTGCAGGCAGCTCTGTATGGACGTACAGACACTAAAACCTGCAGTGAAGGAAGACCTGCAAAACAACTTTCCAACACCAAGTGCTCTCAGCAGGGCACCACAGGCGTCCTCAAGAAAAG GTGTGATGGAAAGAAAGTGTGTGAACTGGCCACAAAGGTCGTCCGTACTTCTGATCCCTGCTATGGCACCTTTAAATATGTGGACACCAACTACGCCTGCTTCCCAGCAA TTCACCTTGTTACATGTGAGAACAGTCAGGCATACCTCAATTGTG ACGTGGGGCAGGTTATATTTCTGTATGGAGCTCATTATGGACGCAGTGACCGCACCACCTGCTCTGACCAGCGTCCGGCCTCTCAGCTCCAAAATGTCGACTGCTCAGGTCCCACCAGCAAAGTGGCTGAAAG CTGTAATGGAAAAAACAGCTGTGTTGTCAGAGCGAGGAACTCAGTGTTTGGAGACCCCTGCGTCGGCACTTACAAGTACCTGGAGTTGGCTTACACCTGCCTGTGTGAGTATCTGTTTCACTCTACTGAAGACATTAAAACT CCTCAGTCCGTCCGTCcactgcctgctgctgctgacgccATGCTCCGCCTCACACTCAGCTGCACACTGC TGCTGGCAGCGATCTGTTTGATAGCAG atgtttcCACAGAGAGAGTTGTCACTTGTGACGATGGCATCAGTGTCCAACGTCTAAACTGTG ACAGTGGAGTGATCAGCGTGCAGGCAGCTCTGTATGGACGTACAGACACTAAAACCTGCAGTGAAGGAAGACCTGCACAACAACTTTCCAACACCAAGTGCTCTCAGCAGGGCACCACAGGCGTCCTCAAGAAAAG GTGTGATGGAAAGAAAGTGTGTGAACTGGCCACAAAGGTCGTCCGTACTTCTGATCCCTGCTATGGCACCTTTAAATATGTGGACACCAACTACACTTGCTTCCCAGCAA TTCACCTTGTTACATGTGAGAACAGTCAGGCATACCTCAATTGTG ACGTGGGGCAGGTTATATTTCTGTATGGAGCTCATTATGGACGCAGTGACCGCACCACCTGCTCTGACCAGCGTCCGGCCTCTCAGCTCCAAAATGTCGACTGCTCAGGTCCCACCAGCAAAGTGGCTGAAAG CTGTAATGGAAAAAACAGCTGTGTTGTCAGAGCGAGGAACTCAGTGTTTGGAGACCCCTGCGTCGGCACTTACAAGTACCTGGAGTTGGCTTACACCTGCCTGTGTGAGTATCTGTTTCACTCTACTGAAGACATTAAAACTGTActgcaataa